A window from Leptospira meyeri encodes these proteins:
- a CDS encoding alpha/beta hydrolase family esterase → MKGFYLVIISGFLFVSCFGLVRRLSPNEKIDSFDIQDKKRTYIVHYPKNWNGSQIPLLVALHGRFGSGSSMIRQTKLDILSDSKGFVVVFPDGYKRSWADGRGNTPADEDQINDIVFIESIVKRMIAEGSVDPKQIFLVGHSNGGFMAQRLAVERPNLWKGVVSVAAQMSVFTLKQKITLKTNPVSVGIIAGTDDPLVPYSGGYVRDGGEILSVDDSFLRWKEWNQCSDSVNKKSEAFKEDFSEIKIDFLRYESCAEGKKVGLIQLNGLGHSWPGETPMIPFINQGKTTKVIDGSKLVWDFMESL, encoded by the coding sequence ATGAAAGGTTTTTATTTGGTTATAATTTCTGGCTTTTTATTTGTTTCTTGTTTTGGATTGGTTCGAAGATTATCACCCAATGAAAAAATAGATTCTTTCGATATCCAAGATAAAAAAAGAACCTATATTGTTCACTATCCTAAAAACTGGAATGGATCACAAATACCATTGTTAGTTGCTTTACATGGAAGATTTGGATCGGGATCTTCAATGATCAGGCAAACTAAGTTAGATATCCTTTCCGATTCCAAAGGGTTTGTTGTAGTATTCCCTGACGGTTACAAAAGAAGTTGGGCTGACGGAAGAGGAAATACCCCGGCAGACGAAGATCAGATTAACGATATAGTTTTTATCGAATCAATAGTAAAACGTATGATTGCTGAAGGTTCTGTTGACCCGAAACAAATATTTTTAGTGGGACACTCCAATGGTGGTTTTATGGCCCAAAGACTTGCTGTTGAAAGGCCGAACTTATGGAAAGGCGTTGTGAGTGTGGCTGCACAAATGTCAGTTTTTACACTCAAACAAAAAATAACACTAAAAACAAATCCCGTATCGGTAGGGATTATTGCCGGGACAGACGATCCTCTTGTTCCATATAGCGGTGGTTACGTGAGAGACGGCGGAGAAATTTTATCTGTTGATGATTCTTTTTTGCGTTGGAAAGAGTGGAATCAATGTTCAGATTCAGTTAACAAAAAATCAGAAGCATTTAAAGAGGATTTTAGCGAAATAAAAATTGATTTTCTTCGATATGAAAGTTGTGCCGAAGGTAAAAAAGTTGGATTGATTCAGCTAAATGGTCTTGGGCATAGTTGGCCAGGTGAAACTCCAATGATTCCTTTTATCAATCAGGGAAAAACCACGAAAGTTATTGATGGTTCCAAACTTGTTTGGGATTTTATGGAGAGTTT